In the Setaria italica strain Yugu1 chromosome VI, Setaria_italica_v2.0, whole genome shotgun sequence genome, one interval contains:
- the LOC101785569 gene encoding protein Brevis radix-like 1, with the protein MLTCIACSKQLPGGAAPLREPPEDDDEEEGDAFAGGRGESAATPSGRHAIKSLTAQIKDMALKASGAYRHCKPCAGSSPAAASRRHNPYGAHGDSEVASASDRFHYAYRRAGSSAASTPRLRSGGAMSSGDFTPSVSARTDFLAGDEGEDGDETAAGGNEDDESKEWVAQVEPGVLITFLSLPQGGNDLKRIRFSREMFTKWRAQRWWTENYEKVMELYNVQKFNSQAAPLPSTPMSDNESSKEDNPATAPHNKGHLPHTLHRPLKGTGAKGYSSSDSLEHKTNHLGNGYRHDRYLGQQCYDSVGLASTPKLSSISGAKTETSSVDASVRTSSSPEEVDRSDELSASVSNGSDEEREWVEEDEPGVYITIRALPGGIRELRRVRFSRERFSEMHARLWWEENRARIHDQYL; encoded by the exons ATGCTCACGTGCATCGCGTGCTCCAAGCAgctccccggcggcgcggcgccgctgcGCGAGCCgccggaggacgacgacgaagaagaaggcgacgCCTTCGCCGGGGGCCGGGGTGAATCGGCGGCGACGCCCAGCGGGAGGCACGCCATCAAGTCGCTCACCGCCCAG ATCAAGGACATGGCTTTGAAGGCGTCGGGCGCGTACCGGCACTGCAAGCCGTGCGCCGgctcgtccccggcggcggcgtcgcggcggcaCAACCCGTACGGCGCGCACGGGGACTCCGAGGTGGCCTCCGCGTCCGACCGCTTCCACTACGCGTACCGGCGCGCCGGCAGCTCGGCGGCATCGACGCCGAGGCTGCGAAGCGGAGGCGCGATGTCCAGCGGTGACTTCACGCCATCGGTCAGCGCGCGCACCGACTTCCTGGCTGGGGATGAGGGGGAGGATGGAGAcgagacggcggcgggcggcaacgAGGACGACGAGTCGAAGGAGTGGGTCGCCCAGGTGGAGCCCGGGGTGCTCATCACCTTCCTCTCTCTGCCGCAGGGCGGCAACGATCTGAAGCGCATCCGATTCAG CCGTGAAATGTTCACCAAATGGCGAGCACAAAGATGGTGGACTGAAAATTACGAGAAAGTCATGGAGCTTTACAATGTTCAGAAGTTTAACAGTCAAGCTGCTCCTCTGCCTAGCACTCCGATGTCTGACAATGAG AGCTCCAAAGAGGATAACCCAGCTACAGCTCCACATAACAAGGGGCACCTGCCACATACTTTGCACAGACCACTAAAGGGCACTGGAGCAAAAGGATATTCATCTTCAGATTCTCTTGAGCACAAAACCAATCATCTTGGCAACGGTTACCGCCATGACCGCTATCTTGGACAGCAGTGCTACGATTCAGTTGGACTAGCATCAACACCTAAGTTGTCAAGCATTAGTGGAGCAAAGACAGAAACTTCATCTGTAGATGCATCAGTGAGGACAAGCTCATCTCCTGAAGAGGTGGATCGATCAGATGAACTTTCAGCCTCTGTTAGCAACGGAAGTGACGAAGAGAGGGAATGGGTAGAAGAGGATGAGCCTGGTGTGTACATTACTATTCGGGCTTTGCCTGGTGGCATCAGGGAACTCCGGCGCGTCCGATTCAG CCGGGAGAGATTCAGTGAGATGCATGCCAGGTTATGGTGGGAAGAGAACAGGGCGAGAATACATGACCAGTATCTTTGA
- the LOC101786240 gene encoding transmembrane protein 45B: MGTLVGHVAPGVGFLVVGLWHLYNHIRLFLLRPGSYVAPVWFPVRGARHLELILVAAGAAASILMELVVGPARHHPFDRDGTVPSDHLHNFEHASISLALLVYAAAAILLDRAGAPCRDAVSQLAAAAAFAQELTLFHLHSADHAGVEGHYHLLLQGVAAVTLAATALGVAAPRSLAVSLVRSASLVLQGVWFVAMGVALWTPALLPRGCFLNHEDGHDVARCREEGGALARAKALVNLQFSWYLSATVVLVVVLYLRMCSLYKEEPEYVPLVKENGHGDDDDNDDVEAAKGGSGSVFCESRPMEISRP; this comes from the coding sequence ATGGGCACGCTCGTCGGCCACGTCGCGCCGGGCGTGGGCTTCCTCGTCGTCGGCCTGTGGCATCTCTACAACCACATCAGGCTCTTCCTGCTGCGCCCCGGATCCTACGTCGCGCCCGTTTGGTTCCCCGTGCGCGGCGCGCGGCACCTGGAgctcatcctcgtcgccgctggcgccgccgcgtccatcCTCATGGAGCTCGTCGTCGGCCCGGCGAGGCACCACCCGTTCGACCGCGACGGCACGGTGCCCTCCGACCACCTCCACAACTTCGAGCACGCGTCCATCTCGCTCGCGCTGCTCGTGTACGCCGCGGCCGCCATCCTCCtcgaccgcgccggcgcgccgtgCCGGGACGCGGTgtcccagctcgccgccgccgcggcgttcgCGCAGGAGCTGACGCTGTTCCACCTCCACTCGGCGGACCATGCGGGCGTGGAGGGCCATTACCACCTGCTCTTGCagggcgtcgccgccgtcacGCTGGCCGCGACGGCGCTCGGCGTCGCCGCGCCACGGAGCCTCGCGGTGAGCCTCGTGCGGTCGGCGAGCCTGGTGCTCCAGGGCGTCTGGTTCGTGGCCATGGGCGTCGCGCTGTGGACGCCGGCGCTCCTGCCGAGAGGGTGCTTCCTGAACCACGAGGACGGGCACGACGTCGCGCGGTGCCgcgaggagggcggcgcgctGGCACGCGCCAAGGCGCTCGTCAACCTGCAGTTCAGCTGGTACCTGTCCGCCACCGTAGTACTCGTGGTCGTGCTCTACCTTCGGATGTGCAGCCTCTACAAGGAGGAGCCGGAGTACGTGCCGTTGGTCAAGGAAAATGGCCAtggtgacgacgacgacaacgacgacgtGGAGGCGGCGAAAGGCGGCTCCGGGAGCGTGTTCTGTGAATCAAGGCCAATGGAGATATCACGGCCGTAG
- the LOC101786637 gene encoding transmembrane protein 45B yields MGTFLGHFLPGLAFAILGVWHTLNTVRDYKLRGASGFRSATWFPFPSPLPWLRRLELYLLLSFSVLAIIDQLVDLPILALCLQPDSLEHATIYLHLAVYASVALAADVSGRRDDAAGVGGVVAALAASVFGQELFLLRFHSADHAGLEGHYHWLLQLVVAGSLAATAATAVLPGSFAVAVVRSASVLLQGVWFMAMGFALWVPALVPSGCHGVGVEEEGSSAAMRSAVACATEEAARRATVMANLQFSWALAAVWVVTAYLCLRVDSGCLEYVQLQAPPSGVLAGDGDTPRKIVFPVEEQV; encoded by the coding sequence ATGGGCACGTTCCTAGGCCATTTCCTCCCCGGCCTGGCCTTCGCTATCCTCGGCGTGTGGCACACGCTCAACACCGTCAGGGACTACAAGCTCAGGGGCGCCTCCGGCTTCCGCTCCGCCACCTGGTTCCCGTTCCCGTCGCCGCTGCCCTGGCTGAGGCGCCTGGAGCTCTACCTCCTGCTCTCCTTCTCCGTGCTCGCCATCATCGACCAGCTCGTCGACCTCCCCATCCTCGCGCTCTGCCTCCAGCCCGACAGCCTCGAGCACGCCACCATATACCTCCACCTCGCCGTCTACGCGTCGGtggcgctcgccgccgacgtcTCCGGGCGCCGCGACGACGccgccggggtcgggggcgtggtggccgcgctcgccgcgtcGGTGTTCGGGCAGGAGCTGTTCCTCCTCCGCTTCCACTCCGCCGACCACGCCGGCCTCGAGGGTCACTACCACTGGCTGCTCCAGCTCGTGGTGGCGGGCTCcctagccgccaccgccgccaccgccgtcctgCCGGGGAGCTTCGCCGTGGCGGTGGTGCGGTCGGCGTCCGTGCTGCTCCAGGGCGTGTGGTTCATGGCCATGGGGTTCGCGCTGTGGGTGCCGGCGCTCGTGCCGAGCGGGTGCCACGGCGtcggcgtggaggaggaggggagtaGCGCGGCGATGCGGAGCGCGGTGGCgtgcgcgacggaggaggcggcgcggagggcgaCGGTGATGGCCAACCTGCAGTTCAGCTGGGCGCTCGCCGCCGTGTGGGTCGTGACGGCGTACCTGTGCCTCAGGGTGGACTCCGGGTGCTTGGAGTACGTGCAGCTCCAGGCGCCTCCCAGCGGcgtgctcgccggcgacggggacaCGCCGCGGAAGATTGTGTTCCCCGTCGAAGAACAGGTGTAG